The Apostichopus japonicus isolate 1M-3 chromosome 3, ASM3797524v1, whole genome shotgun sequence region ATCAGAGGCGGACAGTGGCGTTTCTGTTATCTCCTCACCAAAATCAGACCATGTCTTACCACACATGAGGGTGAGTTGTTTTAAATAGTATGTTCTTTGGATGGTGTGGGTGGGGAGGAGAGGTGATGGACAAACCTGTCCATCTGAATATGCTATTGTGAGTTTGTACATCGGTGTTCtcaaaaaaatggaaacttgTTGTTACATATTGAGTGAGTTGTCATCTTGGCATCAAGACCAAACCAAGACAAACCTGTCCATCTGAATATGCTATTGTGAGTTTGTACATCGGTGTTCtcaaaaaaatggaaacttgTTGTTACATATTGAGTGAGTTGTCATCTTGGCATCAAGACCAAACCAAGTCATTCCTTATATGAAGATTGTGACCACTAGTGTATTGTTTGGGTTGTGAAAGGGAGCAGGgtggaagtgggggggggagggggctggcaGGGAGTTTCCCTTTGAAATTTAGGTTTCAATGAAACTTGCATTCATGATTGTGTACATGGGTTGAGaaagaatatttcaaaagtAGAAAACAACACCTATCTTAATGTCACATTTTGCATGGGTTATCCATAATCTCACCAAACAGCAGACCACATCTTCCATGACATGAGGGTGAGTGGTTACTAAGTACTGTAATTTTCGTGTGTTGGGTGAGACCAGGGATTTTCCCTTTCAGAAGATGATTTTTTCTATGAAAATTTGTATTCATGTTTGCACAAGAGGGTAAACAGAATTTCTCGTAAAGCAAGTGCAACGCGAACGTTGGTATGAGGATTTCACATACTGTATTGAGTCCAAGAATCTTATGTGATCAAATATAATACTGTGATGTTAAATTAAGGTCAGCAATGAGATTAACTCATCCTTTGAATGCTAAATACAAGAAACCCTCTCGTCACAGAGGGGAACCAATGGCTTTTGTTGATCATAAGAGTTGAAGTTTCAGTCAGAACATGATGTGTTTATTACACCctgtatgttactgtactaGAAATCATACATATTAGCTCATGTTGTAGAATATCTGATTCTGATAATATTATGCAGGTATGATCGTAAAACATCGGAAACTCATTCCATTCTGATATTTTGCTTCTTTAAGTAATGCCACATCTAGCtcaatttgttttgcttttgccTCTATGAGTTTGATGATATGCATCTCTCAATGTCCACTTTCCCCTGATTTTGAAGCATATAAGTTTCAAATTGGTTTCAGAGGTGAACACAGGAAGTCGCTAAAGGTGACTCATATAAATTTGTTTGTAGTCAGGAAATGTACTCAGATTGTTCTACCGGAAGTAACTAGGAAACTTTATTGTGTTCAGTCAAGGAGGACATGTAGAAGTTGATAACTAAAACTAGCTCAATGCACTATCATACACCaacataaataattgaaatacaGGACAAAGGTTTTCCAATTTTTAACATAAGAGGATATTTTCTTGCCATACAGTACTACATATAATAAGCAGTGGTACTTTCCAAGTGAGTTATCTCTAATGTGTTTTAGTATTTATTCATTGTGTGTTTTAGTGTGTGTTTAACTAACTTTTAACACAGTTTTCATACTTTATTTTATAATGTTGGCatctttattatttttacttttccCCATAGAAAATGAACTGAAAGATTTGTAATGATGATATTATCTgtgagaaaaaatatataaaaacaaagttaCATGCaagtttttatctttcatttcaaGATTACTCATCCGGCTGGTTGCTTTGGACAATTCATCAATTTCTTTGGTGAAAACATCTTCACACTTTGGAAGTATGTACTGTTGAGAAGAAGAGTTCTCTTCTTCTCTCCTCCTCCGATTGGGGTGGTCTGCTTCAGAGGTGAGATCCATCTACTGTCCAGTTCTCTTGTCAAAGCTTATGCCATAAATTGTGCTAAATTTACTGCTAATGGGATGACAGTGATCGGtcttttaatatgtttaaacaaataatattttcacaGGTTAATTTTCTTACTACCATAGTTCCTTGATTGCATCAGAAGCAATGAAACATAGCATCTGGGAGGTTGTGGGCTCATGCCATCACCTGCAAAAAGTTACTGTTGGTGGGTCTATCTCATCCAGGGGAATTTCAGAGTTTTAAAATCGTGTTCCAGATTGTAAGATAATTCCGAATGAGCTAAAACTATAGAGTGGATTGCCATCTGATGTGAAGCACAAAGTCACAAGCTATTTGGCTTAACCCACATTCATCCGTGGCTGTTTTCAAGTTGTGAAATACATGTCTTCAAATTCTAAaccattattaatattatgattagAAAATACTAGTTTCATTGAGGTGTAAGTTTATTTGGTGGTCACTCTAAACTTTCATGTTTTGCCATATCTGTTGGTTCcccatctgtctgtctgtgcaTCTGTAATTTTGTCTGTTATGTATTGTACAGAAGTACTCATGTACAAGtttctttttaataaataaacatatttattccAGGAAATAACACATATCCTTTCCTTTTACAGTTTTTTTCTGGTCTTGAAGTATGAGCCTTTTTCTGCATACAGTTGTTTTTCATATCAAGGACTCATTGAGAGCTGTACTCAAATTAGTACTAATTATGTTTTCAAAGTGTGTCAAAAATGAAAGTAATCGAAGAAGACAACTGTCGGGAACTttacaaaggtcaaagttttgaCCCGTTTTGGGGAAGGGGTTCCTAAATGATGGTCCACATTAAGAGGGGTACATCCAGACACATGTTATTGGTATCACCTCATGACAAGTTGGCAATTAATTGCTGGTGCACAGAGTCTCTTCTTCACCGTCAAATAAATTGCGGTTTTCGATGGTGAGTTCACGTTTTCTGTTTCGTCTTCGTCCTCAGTGTACTGTGCGTGTACGTTAGGGCAGTATGAGGTGGAACTTGAGACTAGTCCAGAACTGAAGCCGTATTTCTATATCAACATAGCAGATATTGATTCTGTGGAATCTGAAGTCAGCTACGTAGCATGTAAGTACCATTTTATGCTACTGTTGTATGGTATATAACCAACAGCCAAGAGGAACTGATACCGAATTAATCGTTGCTAACATTGCCAATTAAAGTAGGGCGATGAGTCAAAAAGTCAGACGCCGAGAGGGCCGCAGAATCAAGCAAGTCTCTGGGACTGgaatattttaatgacatattttgACAAGTATTTAGAACAACATGAAGAAAGAAGACAACAACAGAAATAACTGTTGCATTTTGATCTGTAAATACATCAGGTACCACAGAGAAGATctttcaagaaaagaaaaccctGTATGATGTCTTTATCAACAACCAGGACATCACTACTCATATACCAAGGTTACGAGATATCGCAAAAATCAACAAGATGGACAGAGAGAAGTTTAATTTCCTAAACAACCAGAGGTGTGCTCAGATGTTTCGAGCCCAAGAGACAGGTGATGATGAGGTTGACGATGATCATCTCTTCTCCACGTAAGTTCATCCTCCTCTGGAATTACCCCTgctgagtatatatatagatatattatatttatagatataaaaTGAATGTGTCGCATGTGATATAACCCAtgcacaccagtagaatcactgtggctGAGTGGTGCAGACTCAGGTCTGTGACACGAAGATCCCGGGTACGATTCCTACTTttgcctgatgagtcccaaaaggacaaAAACAGTGACATggattatatgtatatatatatatatatatatatatggttggttggttggcatctatcttggcgcagagtgctctatgtccggtggtcTGCTGATCGCTCAACGTGTGAACTGAGTAACAGCTACTAGTGTTCtactagtctcaactaattctcacctatatatatatatatatatatatatatatacatatatacacacacacatatatatatatatttataagtgagaCCATGCTGAACCGGTGCAACACACAAGGAAAAACAGTAAGGCAGGTTGGAAGAGGCACTTGTCTCAAACTTCAgaatcaaattttaatatttgctGCTTGAGAGTCAAGTACTTGCTTTTAGGTCCATTTGGATTCCtgaaagttatcttttttttttcccactttatttatttatttaatttttgtatttgGTAAGGAGTCATAAATTCCAGATGGTCCTCTATTGACTtcacttgaatatttgtctactatatacagtatatataaatataccatACAGAGTGAAGGTCATGTCTatcttttatacattttatacaaaatttaaactttttccaaAGTTTGGCAATCCTCAGACATCTCCTTGATCTGtaacaaaatcattttttcAATCTTCTAGCTATCTGACAAGCAAGCACCAAAACCATCTCAGTAGCTACATGCTTCGTCATTGAAATTTCTACCAAACAAAGACTCATCTTTGTTAATAAGTTGAAATGAATAGCAACAGCTTTGCATAGGCATATGTTTGGGATTTAAATACAGCCACTTTCCTTGCTTCCAATATTACATGTTGCATCATATAGCAGAACTGAGGGTGAACAAGAAATTTGTTGTGGCAGGGGGCTTGGAGGGTTTCTGTAGACAACTCCTTGTGGGCTGTTGAAAGATACAATATGCAGTGTGGTGAGGGGCCCAGAATCCATGAGTGCAAGAATTTAGCTAGGTGTGCAGCATGCAAATTGCAACTAGTATATTATGATATGTAAAACACAACATGCACTACCATATTGTACGCAAAGCACGTCAGAACACATTATTGCCAGAAGGTACCATGTGGtattttgcaaacattattAGCAATCCAAATCAGGAAAGGTTTGCTCAAATTTCCCCCTACACTTAGAACCACCTGGTCCCCCTTCCCTTAGATCCCTTGTTCCCCATTCCCCTAAAACCCCCATTtccccttcccttagacccccTGGTTCCCCTTCTCTTAGATCTATGGTCTCCTTCCCTTTTGCCCCCAATGCCTCCTTCCCTCAGACCCCCTGGCCCGTCCCTTTGACCCACTGGTGCCACTTCCATGATACCCCCCTTGAATCCTAGGCCACATTATGGGTAACAATACTTCCTAGTTCAAATTTGTGCCTTTATTTGAAGTAACTTGCTGTTGACTTCTTTAAATGATGCTAAATATATCAAACTAGCCATTGACACTTAATTTGTCTTTCTGAATGGCATTCACTCTATCCTTTTAGATTTTTCATGGAGCAGAACAATCACATCTTCCAAACACTCCTGGATGTCTCCAAGTCAGTGGACAAGTCTTTAACGTCAGAACATATGAAGGATATGGGTCTGGACCCCGTAGGTGACAGGCAGTTTCTCATGGAATTGTTAGAGTTGTATGGTATCGATGTCATACTAATGGTGGACAACCCATGCTGTCCAACGTGAAGACCCTCAGAACAAGAAAGACGAACCTAATGCTGATCCCGTTCAAAGCACAGGCTTATATTCATAAGATCACTGCCTTAGATACCTAAGATACAAACGTGTAACACTGAAATATATGTGAAGTGAACATGGTATCACTGGTGTCAAAACAAGACATAatggataaataataataataggaagGATGTGGCTCTTCTCACAAAAGTAAGATTGCTCAAAAGAAAGGAGTGTTAgtgagcaagggcgtaggaaccgggggggctgggggggcgccagcccccccagtgaaaaatgtgggggggcggaagtatcattccgccccccgctccgcaagtcagaaaacccctttttcatttccaaatgagaaaaaaatctcatttgaagcaccaaattgcatctaaggccaggtgaaaatgcaaaattatttacaaaatggagtgggtgttgaagtgtgctatattgcaccaaattgcatctgaggccacctggaaatgcaaaaaaattccaaaggggagggggacaccccctccccttagacccctcccccaggccggccatcagtcttcagccccccactcaaaagtaccttcctacgccactgttagtGAGTACTGTTCGGTTGAACACTATGAATAAGTAATTACACCAGACATATCTTCTCTTTACGATGGACACGAAACTTATTAAGAAACGACACTAATGGCTTGTTACTCGTGGTTGGTCAAAAGAGGAACTATATTTTATTAGCAGTAACAAGTGCTTCCATATTTCACAGGGATCAGGAGTTGATAGTGCCAAAAATACAGAACAAAATGCTATAAATTGTCTACATCCTTATAGCCTGCTTTATCAGGGAGAtaacaaatattataaacattttcatGAAACTTTAAGCTGTCATGGCAAGCCGAAACTGTCTTTCTCAGTCTATATAGTCTACAAATCATTTATGCATAGAAGATGTTTGACAGTCTTGTAATTCAGAGGGTATTGTCAGCCAAACAAATATTCCAACAAAAGGAGCTCATCCAACTGCGATGCTTCTGTTTGCTGTTTTACATTATTTGACGTAAAAGCACTGATACTAGACAGAAAAGAGATTGATTCAAGATTGTTACACAAGTTGTGTTACCAACTGTGAATGAAATGTCTTAAGTCAAACTTATAGGTGAGTTCTTGTGTTTTCTGTTTTAAACGGCAGATATTTATATCAGCCTTGTAATGCTACCTTGTACCTACCTAGCTTACTTCAAGCAAAGGATATTGAGAGTTGCAAAACTGAAATTGTAGGTGATTGTCGTTGTGACCTAATGCTTATGAAAGAGACTTAAGTCAACCTTGTAACACTAAGTGTGGGTGAGTTCTCTTGTCACCTGCTGTTAATAAAGAGACTAATTTACTCAACCTTTGAGGGATAAAAGTGTTGGTGAGTTTTATTTGACAGCTACTCATGAAAGATATCTAGTCAACCTTGTAACACTAAAAGTGTGGGTGAGTTTCCTTGTCATCTGCTCTTCATGAAATTTAGTCAACCAGTTGTAACAATTAAAGTTGTAGGTGGGTTCTTGTGTTACCTACTTTTAGCAAATGATGTTCAACCAACCTTGTAATGCTGAAAGTGTAGGTGAGGTCTCTTGTTACCTTCTTTAAGCAAAAGATATTTAGAGttgcaaaacaaaacttgtaaaTGAGTTGCTTTGTCACCTACTGCTTATGAAAGATACTTTAATAAGTCAAGCGTGTAACACTAAAAGTGAAAGTAAGTTGCATTGTCAACTACtgttagtgaaatatatttagTCAACCTTTGAACACTACAAGTGTTGGTGAGTTTCACCTTGTCACAAGTGTAGTAAGCTAAGTCTGTGTATGGATGCATTACATGTTGTAGCACCATTGCAGCAAGCTAAATCTGTGTATGGAAGCATTACATGTTGTACCACCAATGCAGCAATTTAAGTCTGTGGATGGAATTATAACATGTCTTAACACCAGTGCATTTCAAGTTACACAGATGTAGCAAACTAAGAGCCAGTGCTGTATCAGGGTACAATGTAGGCTTCACGTGTTAACTTCCTCATACATATAGAAAGTATTACAACGTGTCCGAACTAGGAGAACcaaaaatctgtaaaattttcattccgtaatgaatattcatagaacaAATTTAAATGAAAGATTTTATTACAAGTATTATATCCCCCTACCCAACTGCTGAAagcaataaaaataatttttacaGGTATGTAGATTTgtgaatattataaaatataaatactattttgagaaaaatatcTGAAGGAAATTAACATGAGTAAACAGTAAATATGTTAAATTAGTTCTCTTCAAATAGTTTATTGTGAAAATGCCATAAAATATGTTGaatgttttttgtgtttgtacAAAGTATTATGAGGATTTAGGCTTTGAGTCTctatattttaatgataatgTTATTGATTCTAAACTAATCATGATTTTGAATGTTCTATGGTGAATACATATTAATTCTTTAGTATCTCTTTAAATACTCTAAGGTTAACAAACCAGAAATAAGACCTTTCTttggttgttattgtttttaaagttaattttatgattttcccTCTTATCAACATTCCATATTCTATGTTTTGAAGTAACTGCATATCACAAACATGTTTCCTGGGCAATGCACGCCATGTTTGAGAGGTTATTGGGTTTAAATTACAGTTATGAGTATTGGTAGTCGTTCCCAATATGACAAAGGAAACCTACTGTgaagtctgtgatgtcatttgtgaagtctgtgatgtcatttgtGAAGTCTGTGATATCATTTGTGTAGTCTGTGATATCATTTGTGAAGTCTGTGATATCATAGTgaagtctgtgatgtcatttgtgaagtctgtgatgtcattgtgaTGTCATTTCTGAAGGTGGTCTGTTCAGATTACCGTCTCTATATTCTTGCCCAGTTTTAGTTGGTATCCTTTCATTGTTAAAAGTTAGGTTTCAACTATAAATGAAGTTTTTTGTGTTTCATAATTTATTCTGCATAAGTAGCTACACCTAATACCTTGtgcatttattttttgtgtatTGCAAGGAGTGTTTATGCAGAAATGCATGATTTTGAAGGATTGTGGACATTTTGTCCTGTTTCTCTCAGTGTTGTTTTCAATCATGTGATGTTAAGTCAACTTCAATTTACAAGGTATACCTTGGCGTAAGATTAGCAACCCCAGCCAAGAAGCTGTAGGTGGGATTTTGAAGTTTGTAGATAATGAGAATTGTATTTCTGAGATCACTGGCTAGAATCATCTAGCTGTCATCACTAACCCTTTGTCTTTAATTAAATTCTCCGTCAGTTTTCTTTGTAATCCTTTGCTGATGACATGTTTTGTCAGATTCTTGACACTAGAAATTTCTCCAGAACTGAGACTTGCTTATTGTTTGTTAATTGTTCTGTAAAATGTTATCAACATTGAATACACACTGTAAGACAAAGgtaaaataatataacaaaattgCATGTGAGAGTCATGTAAGATTGACAGTCTTATTCATGTCTGACCAGTGGTTTCTGTGGCAAGCAGATTTGGACGTACAAGTTTGCAGTGTCCCGAGAGCTTTCTTGTCCAGCCCTGAGGTATATGATAATGACCTTGATA contains the following coding sequences:
- the LOC139959338 gene encoding DENN domain-containing protein 11-like — translated: MAASTNDSSPLLSDINGDDFRPESKLLGKFGVALEHNVTRKLQIRGNFLSRNPNDVENDVVVIFVVAFDTKSGNIVEWCLPDDNDLDGVEFKSMPSGAHTTVSDFTYFKMDNLYGLSCFAKMSVDSEAERGARMKSVGLLSTSYTNLYRHMPFLESQVRQQLETPGKYEGLEAFFHDHKSLLPATFNDGPHQRRASEADSGVSVISSPKSDHVLPHMRITHPAGCFGQFINFFGENIFTLWKYVLLRRRVLFFSPPPIGVVCFRVYCACTLGQYEVELETSPELKPYFYINIADIDSVESEVSYVACTTEKIFQEKKTLYDVFINNQDITTHIPRLRDIAKINKMDREKFNFLNNQRCAQMFRAQETGDDEVDDDHLFSTFFMEQNNHIFQTLLDVSKSVDKSLTSEHMKDMGLDPVGDRQFLMELLELYGIDVILMVDNPCCPT